The nucleotide sequence CCAGGGCCGTGCTGCCGGTCGACGCGCGCACGGTGCCCGGGCTGGCGGAAGCGCTCCAGGGATTCCCCCCGGTCCCCACACGGTGGATCGACCCGGAGGGTCTGCCGGAGTGGGCGGTGCCACCGGGCTTCGACCGCACGATCGGATCGGTGATCGTCACTCCCCTGCCCGGCCACGGGATGCCCGCCGGGGTGCTGATCCTGCTGCGCTCCAGCACACACCGCGCGTTCACGGAGGGCGAGGAGCTCTTCGCCCGGCTGTTCGCCGCCCGGGCGGGGGCCGCCCTGTCGGCGGCGCGCCTGTACGCGGAGCAGTCCTCGATCACGGCCACCCTGCTGCGGGAGCTCCTGCCGCCACGGCTGGAACGGGTGCACGACGTCGACTACGCCGGGGCCTACCGCGCGTCGCAGGACCACGAGCGCGTCGGCGGCGACTTCTACGACGTCCACCCCGGTGCGCACGCCACGGACGAGACGTTCGTCGTCCTCGGGGACGTGGCGGGCAAGGGGCTCGAGGCCGCCGTCCTGACCGGGAAGATCCGCAGCGTGCTGCACGCCCTGCTGCCGCTCTCCGGGGACCACCGGCAGGTGCTCGGCCTCCTCAACGGCGCCCTGCTGAACTCCCACCACACCCGCTTCGCGACCCTGGTGCTGACCTCCGTGCGACGGTGCTCGGAGCAGGTGCGGCTGCGGCTGACCAGTGCCGGGCATCTGCCGCCGCTGATCATCCGCGAGGACGGCCGGGTCGAGGAGGTCGCCACCAGCGGCACCCTCGTGGGAGCGCTGCCCCGCATCCGTACGCACAGCGTCGACGTGACGCTGGCTCCCGGCGAGACCTGCCTGCTGTACACCGACGGGATCACCGAGGCGCGGGGCGGCCCGCTGGGTGATCAGTTGTTCGGCGAGGCGAGGCTGCGGGAGGCCCTGGGCGAGTGCGCGCGGATGCCCGCGGAGGCGGTCGTGGAGCGGGTGCAGATGCTGGCCGCGCAGTGGCTGGGCAGCGACCGTCACGACGACATGGCCACGCTCGCGATCACCAATCCCGTCGGCGGCCACGACCCCGCACGGGTCGTCGACGGATACCAGGACCCCCGTCCCCGCGGACGGGAGTCGTGATGACGGACGGCAGAGTCGGCACGGCCGTGGAGGGCCTGGCGGAACTGCTGTGGCACGCGGTGGTCACCAGGGACGAGCCGGCCGCGCTGCGGCTGGTGGCCGGGGCGGCCGACGCCGGGGCCGACGCCGAGGCGCTGCTGCTCGACGTCGTCGCCGGGGTGCAGCACCGCGTCGGCACGGAGTGGGCAGCCAACCGCATCAGCGTCGCCGAGGAGCATGCGGCCAGCGCGATCGTGGACCGGATCGTCGCCTCGCTGGCCGGCCGGTCCGCGCCGTCACCCCGGCCGCGGGCACCGCGCCGGGGACCGGTCACGGTGGCCTGCGTGGACGGCGAGTGGCATGCGCTGCCCGCCCGTTTCCTGGCCGAACTCCTCACCCTGCGCGGCTGGCAGGTGGACTTCCTGGGTGCCCACACGCCCACCCCGCGGCTGATCGCGCACCTGCACCAGACCAACCCCGTGGCCGTGCTGCTGTCGGCGTCGATCCCCACCCACCTGCCCACCGCGCACCAGGCGGTCACCGCCGTGCAGTCGCTCGGCATCCCGGTCATGGTCGGCGGGGCCGCCTTCGCCGCGGACGGCCGCTACGCGCGTCTCCTCAACGCCGACGCCTGGGCGCCCGACGCCCGCGCCGCCGCGGACCTGCTGGCCCAGGGGCTGACCGGGCACCGGACGCGGCAGCGCCAACGGCAGCAGATCGACGACCTCCCGCACCTGGCCGACCAGGAATACACCTTCATCAGGCAGAACCGCACCCTCCTGGTCCGGCAGTCCCTCGCCGCCCTCGAGGAGCGGTGGCCGGCCATGCGGTCCTACAGCACGACGCAGCGCGAACGCACCGCCGAGGACCTCGCCCACATCGTGGAATTCCTCGCCACCGCCCTGTACGTGGACGACGCGGCCCTGTTCACGGCGTTCACCGGCTGGACCGCGGACATCCTCACCGCCCGCCGCGTGCCCGCGCACAGCCTCCGGCTGGGGCTGGAGATCCTGGCCGACCAGCTGCGCGACTATCCTCGTGCTCTCGCCTTCCTCGACGCCGCGACCGACTCACTGCCCGCACCGCATATCCACCCCGGCCCAGGACTCACCGCATGACCTCTTATCTGCCGGCCGAGTTCTCCGTGACCGTGCAGACCGCCGACGCGCAGGCACTGCACCTGGCGGTCCACGGAGACCTCGACTACGACACCAGCGACGACTTCGCTCCCGCCGTGGCCGGGGCGCTGGACGCGCACGCCGAGCGGTACGGGCCGACGCTGCGCGATCTGCACCTGGACTGGGCGGAACTGACCGCGTTCGACTCCAGCGGACTGTCAGCGCTGCTCGGCCTGCACCGGCGCACCCACCCCGCCGGCATCACCCTGCACCTGCACCACCAGCCCGTGTACCTGACCCGGATGCTCAAGGTCACCGGCGTCACGGGTCACCTCACGCAGCACGCCCCGGCCGCGGACACCGCGGTCCCGGCGGAGGCCAACGGCCCCACCGGATAGCCGGCGGACCCACGCGGAGAGCCGGTCGGACATAGGGTCGGCGCATGACCTCGCTGATCGCCGCCCTGCGGGCGCACGAAGAAGCCGCCCGATTCCTGGCCTGGCCCGGCGACTTCGACCCGGACCGCGACGACCACGTGGAGGAGGTCCACCTCGACTCCGGCGCCCGGCTGGAGGCCCTCGCGGGCGACGGCGCCGGGGGCACCTTCTTCTTCTGCGGCGAGGGCGGCGAGGAACGGCCCGTCCTGTACGCGGACTCCGAGGGCGGGGCGGCGCTGGTCGCGGTCGGGCTGCCCGAACTCCTTCGGCTGCTGCTGGTCGTTCCGTGGTGGCGGGACTGTCCTACGTTCACCGTCGAGGAGAGCCGCCGCAGCGCGGCCGAGTACCTGGAGGACATCCCCGATCTGGAGGCCCGGCGGGACCGTGCCGCGGCGGCCCTCGGCCTGCCTCTGTCGAGCGAGGCGGACGTACTGGCACGCCTGCGGGAGGTGGCGCTCACCGTCGGCAAGGACTACGTCCTCGTCTTCACCCCGGAGAACACGCCCTACGCCCCTCTCTTCGGCGACGACGCCTGACCCGACCCGCACCCGGTCCGCGCGATGCGCGCGTCTTCGACGATTTCCACGCCGCCCATGTGCGTCGGCTGACCGGCCAGATGTACGCGATGACCGGCAGTCTCGTCGAGGCCGAGGACCTGGTGCAGGAGGCCTTCGCCCGGGCCTGGCGGAACTGGGACAAGGTGTCCGGTTACGCGGACCCGGAGGTGTGGGTGCGTTCGGTGGCCTGCCGCGTCCGGGTGAGCGTCTGGCGCAAGGCGGTCAACCGCGTCACGGCCCACCGCCGCCTCGGGATGCCCGAGGAGGTTCCCACGATGGCCGCACGGCTGTCCGAGTCCGCTCCTGCTCCTGCTCCTGCTCCTGCTCCTGCTCCTGCTCCTGCTCCTGCTCCTGCCATGCGTGATGTTTCCGGCTCCGCCGTCCAGGAGGTGCACCACCGTGACTGAGGACTTCGCCTCGATCCTGCGGCGCGGGTCCGAGGAGCTCGCCGCGGTGTGCGGCAGTGCCTTCGCCGTCACCGGGCATTCCCGCCAGGACGCGCCGCCCGAGTCCGTCGTCGGCCCTCCGGCGCCGGACACGTCGACGACTCCACCGGTCACGTCCACGACTCCGCCGGACGGGACCGCGGAGCCGTCCGGCGCGGCCTCGCACGAGCCTGCGGCGGGTTCCCCTACGGCCGGTGCGGCGGGGTCGGCCACACGGCGAGCTCCTTCACGCCGACGGCCGGTGCCGCCGAGAGCGAGCTGGTGCAGCTCCAGGACGAGGGGGCGCGGAGAAGTACTTCACCGAGGGCGCGGACGGCGCGTGGATCTTCGTCGCCACCGACGGGTTCCCGCGCGATCCCCGGGGCTGTGCCGCCGTGCCCGAGATCCCGGCGCCGCTCGCCGCGCTCTGGGGCGACTGCCTCGCCCGGCCGTGACCCGGAGGAAGGCCCGCCCGGCTAGCCGGGGGGAGCCTGCCGAACGGCGCCGACGCGGGTGCCGTCTCCGGGCGTCGTCATCCGGCCGCGGTGGCCTGCGGGGAACCGGCCGTCCGCCGTACCAGCGGTCCGTCTCGTCGGCGACCCGCTCGACGAGGGCGCGGCCGAACGCGGTGAGCCGGTCCTGCGCCGGTGCGCCCGGGCCCAGTGGCGGAGGACCGCAGGTGTAGGCGTCGTGGAACTCGCCCTCGACGTCGTCGAGCAGGGCGAGCAGCAGTCCGTTGCGGTCGCCGAACCGGCGGAAGAGCGTGCCCTTGCCGACGCCCGCCACCCAACTCGGCGGATGGCGGGCACCCCTTCCTCGGGGAGGATCGGCGAGACGGGACCACTCTGAGCCCAGGACCGCAGGAACGCACCCTTCCCGGGCCCGAGCCGGCCTCGGCACTTGTACCTAGGACCACGGCACCGCGCTGCGCGGGCGGGGCGGGTCCCGGGATGTCTCAGGGCTTTCGGGGGCGGACCCGGTCGCGGGTCTCGCGCACGACGGTGAAGCCCGCGGACCGGTAGGTGGCCACCGCCGCCTCGTTCGCGGACGGTGTCACGACGGCGACCGCGCTCGCGCCCCGGCGGGCGAGGGCCGCGCAGGCGCCCAGTACGGCGTCGCGCCCGTGACCGTGGCCTCAGTGCTCGGGACGGGTGCCGACCGGTTCGAGCAGCCCGCACCTGTTGACGCCCGCGAACCATCCGGTCGCGGCGGCCGCGGGTTCCCCGTCGGGTGTGCGCACAAGCGCCTCCACGGCGAGCCCGCCGCCGGGCGACCGTTTCATGGTGCGCCAGCGTTCGAGGGTGAACGTGGATCCCGTGAAGGCGGACCGCTGTACCAGCACCCGGTCCGCCGCCGCGTCCGCGTCCACCGGCTCGGCACGGCTCGACACCGGCCGGGGCGTCCAGGACATG is from Streptomyces asoensis and encodes:
- a CDS encoding PP2C family protein-serine/threonine phosphatase, with the protein product MWGGAPYPVIVIDRAGDVVETNDAARSLLLDRGAEEPTTGDLPRWLAEAHDRLKSAGTPSRASAGAAAGAVAGRTFEAHPSPTEGGDVVWWLVENTGLRLAEEALHSERERAALLAEVSGELLSSLNVDRCTEVTARMAAGHLADAAVIVAPAQGRRHALTYAQGEGDVTRAVLPVDARTVPGLAEALQGFPPVPTRWIDPEGLPEWAVPPGFDRTIGSVIVTPLPGHGMPAGVLILLRSSTHRAFTEGEELFARLFAARAGAALSAARLYAEQSSITATLLRELLPPRLERVHDVDYAGAYRASQDHERVGGDFYDVHPGAHATDETFVVLGDVAGKGLEAAVLTGKIRSVLHALLPLSGDHRQVLGLLNGALLNSHHTRFATLVLTSVRRCSEQVRLRLTSAGHLPPLIIREDGRVEEVATSGTLVGALPRIRTHSVDVTLAPGETCLLYTDGITEARGGPLGDQLFGEARLREALGECARMPAEAVVERVQMLAAQWLGSDRHDDMATLAITNPVGGHDPARVVDGYQDPRPRGRES
- a CDS encoding B12-binding domain-containing protein, producing MTDGRVGTAVEGLAELLWHAVVTRDEPAALRLVAGAADAGADAEALLLDVVAGVQHRVGTEWAANRISVAEEHAASAIVDRIVASLAGRSAPSPRPRAPRRGPVTVACVDGEWHALPARFLAELLTLRGWQVDFLGAHTPTPRLIAHLHQTNPVAVLLSASIPTHLPTAHQAVTAVQSLGIPVMVGGAAFAADGRYARLLNADAWAPDARAAADLLAQGLTGHRTRQRQRQQIDDLPHLADQEYTFIRQNRTLLVRQSLAALEERWPAMRSYSTTQRERTAEDLAHIVEFLATALYVDDAALFTAFTGWTADILTARRVPAHSLRLGLEILADQLRDYPRALAFLDAATDSLPAPHIHPGPGLTA
- a CDS encoding STAS domain-containing protein, with translation MTSYLPAEFSVTVQTADAQALHLAVHGDLDYDTSDDFAPAVAGALDAHAERYGPTLRDLHLDWAELTAFDSSGLSALLGLHRRTHPAGITLHLHHQPVYLTRMLKVTGVTGHLTQHAPAADTAVPAEANGPTG
- a CDS encoding sigma factor; translation: MRRLTGQMYAMTGSLVEAEDLVQEAFARAWRNWDKVSGYADPEVWVRSVACRVRVSVWRKAVNRVTAHRRLGMPEEVPTMAARLSESAPAPAPAPAPAPAPAPAPAMRDVSGSAVQEVHHRD